ATGAAATAATAGTAACTCttcattaaaactaaaatgtccttaagtataaaaattaaattggttttaaaagcgaaatatttaaaagctaatattatattattttgtcagaattttctttgtatatatttttgcacCAAAAAAGCCTACAGGCGTGTAAATACAATTCAAGAAGTCTTACTAACCTAACGGACTAAAACAAGTTTAAATTATGGGAAAATGAAAAGTCAGGAAGGAGTATCACTTCTTGGAGAGGGCCACGAAGAGATCCCGGGCGTAACGACGGACTGGCTTGCCGTTGGCGTTCAAAGGAATCTCATCCGCAAACTGGACTCCGGCACGGAGCTGTTTCTGAACATCGGGCAGTCGACTGGCGACATAGTCGATAACCTGCTGGGCAGTGAGGTTGCTCTTCTCCTCCGGCACGACCAGAGCACCTGGCATATCACCCTGAGTCTCCTCGTAGATGCCGATGACGCAGACGCGTTTCACCTCGGGCATCTCGTCAATCACAGCCTCCACCTCGGCGGGCCACATCTGCAGACCCTTCCACTTGAGAACCTCCTTCTTGCGGTCGGTCATGTACAAGTACTGGTCATCGTCAAAGTATCCCACGTCACCAGTGCGGAACCAACCGTCTTCGTCCAGAGCCTCCTTGGTGGACTTGGGGTCCGCATAGTAGCCATTCCAGTTAAAGCCGTTGCTCACCACGATCTCACCGGTTTCGTTCGGTCCCAATTTGTGGCCGTCATCGTCCACAATTTTGATTTGGGCACCAGGAAGTGGATTACCAGCGGCGGTCAGCTTCAGATGTCCGTAGTTGAACGCCATGAAACCAACCTCGGTCATTCCGTAAGAAGAGTTGAGCACAGCGTTCACCAGCAGCTTCTTGAGGCGCTCAACGGTGGGGGCGGTCATCCGGCCACCTCCAAATGTGAACTTTATGATACTGGACATGGTCTCCTGGGTGGCACCCGGATACTCGAGCAGCGCACAACAGTGCTCCGGCGGGATGAGAACGTACGTAATCTTGTACTTGGTCACCAGCTCGGTGAAGTAGTCGGGAGTGAAGGGCTTGTTGGTGATGATGCGGCAGCAACCGTTCACAGTGCTGAAAAGCGTGGCCCACAGACCCGTGATCCAGTCCAAGCTGGCTGAGACGAAGGAGACGTCCGTTGAGGTGACAAAGCTACCCAAGGATTATTCCACATTATAACCATGACATTCACTCTTGTTGCTGTTCAACTTACGAAGTCTCTTGGCACAAAATATCGTTGGAAATGCACACGGCCTTGGGCAAACCTGTGGTGCCTGATGATGTGAGGATGGCCACCGTTTGCTTGGGTCCCTCCTTCAAAGGAGTTGGCCTAAGGTGAGAAAAACGGGACATCAGCATCATCAGTCTACAAACGAACTCCAAAAATTTCTTACTGATAAAAGATCTCCGTTTTGGTAGGCTCCAGCAGATCCAGGACGCTGAGAACGCCTTCCTTAGTGCCAGTGGTCAAGATAATCTCCGGTTTAAAGTCACTGGTGGCTGAATACAACTTATCGTAGTGCACAGCATCGGTGAAAATCACCTTTGGCTTGGAAATGCTATACAAGTGCTTCAGGGtagctaaaataaaaaataaatttaattaaataaatatttgagaggGTTTCCTTTAGCTATTGAAGCTACGATACATACATTCTTCAAGAATTGGATTGGCCGACTGGAAGGGAGTTCCGTTAAAGAAACAGGCCACGGCAACAGGCATGATGTAGGTGGTGTTCTTGGCAGAGATGCCGATGACGTCGTTGTTATCCAAGCCACGACTCTTCAGGTGCTGGGCAATGCGCACAGCCCAAGTAAAAGCCTGCTTGAAAGTGACCTCCGTGCCATCGGTGTCCGAAATCTGGAAGACCATAAGCCATGACGATTTTCCGAATAGCTAGAAGGGATCCCAAAGCTACAACTAACCTGGCAGAGATTGTTGGACCAGTTTCTCATCGTCCTGAAGATGATCCGGCCAATAGAGACGTCGTCCCTGAAGGCAGGGTTCTGCGGGATACCCTTCCAGATCTTGTTAGCCGCATCGTAGCTGCAGGGTAACTTTGCCATTTTGGTTTCTGTGGTAGATTTAAACTCACTCCCGGAAGATTCGCTACTATCTGTGGAACTGACCGCTCGCCGGGGCTACTTATAAGGCTCGGATCCAAAGGGTTTTATCTTCAGTGTGATAAGACGGACCCACTAGATTAAGTTCAAGGTATCAATGAAAGATATAAGTGACATTGACTACCCAGATTTGCGCGTGCCcacaaattcaaaattataattctgTTTTTATTAATGAAGGTGCTGATAAGAGTGATTAAATTTTGGTCATTGACTGGCAATGGCTATTCCCAATTGCTTGGCTTATCTGCGTTCCGGGTTCCGTGGTCACTATCTATTATCTTGGTCCTGCTGTAATATTAGGTATTGTAAATAGACGTATCTATTTCGTCATATTATATATCCAGATTTTATAATtcgtaaaatttttatttataactttaatTCAAAATAGGGTTCTTCCTGCCACTAGCGACTTATTTGACCTTTCGTTTATTATCACAAACCCAAAACAATGTGGCGCTATTTTAGGCAATAAATAGATAACAAATTAGTTAAGGGGTATATTCAATTCGTTTAATTCACAGCTGGACTTTGCACCCGGAATAACTTCTTATATCCGTATTGCGTGATACCACACAGCCAGTGGAAAGTTTGCGAAATTTTCCCAACATTTTAATTAGACACCCGCGGATTATCGAAACCAGCTCTAAATTTGTTTACCTGGAGATacgtattttatatttttatttagccTCTCACCATGATATCCCATTGAATAGACCCACAATAAATCCAGCAATTCCGCAACCGAAAGCTGACCAATTCAATGGAATTGAATGGGTTTGCATTCACCCTACTTTCTCCTCCTCGCTGCTTTCTTTCAGATTTCAGCTtatatttccttttttcaGCTCTGCGGCTGACAAAAAGTTACTGCAGCGAAAACGTTATTTAAATACCTTGGCGAAAAAGTTCGCTCACAAGATATTTGCAAACATCTGTTTCCTGATTTTCCAACAGCCCCAGCAGCCGGCTGAGAAAATCAACTTTCCGTTCCCGGTGGCACGTGAACTAAAACCCAATTCTGTGGCAGGGATGCCGATGATGAAGCTGCCGTTTGGAATAGAGTCTATGAAGGCAATCGGTTGCTCTTGCTTTGGAAACTACCTTCATTATAAATagttaaattataataaaaatatagataCAGATAAAGATATTTATATTCATGTGAAGTTGGTTTATTTATCGAAATTCTCCCTAGACCTTATCcctataatatttataaaactatcCCTTACCAGTTTAGTCCAGACATTGAACTTTGATTTCTATGTTAGGAACTATCCCACAATCTTATCCTATCTTATAAATATAGTTTCTTTGGGAAATAATGGTAAGTTATCAAATAAAAGTTACTGAAATTATCACAATCACCCGAAATCAGAGGAAATAGAAATTGATAAAGGGAGGGTCTTATCCTAGAGTATCATAGAGTTTGGCCTTCTACGGGGGATTTTTTGGCAGAGCTTGAGGAAAACTTTTGTGTCGCTGCGGctcttttcaatttttgagATACTCGTGCCGCCAGTTGAAAGATATTCGCGGTAACAGTTAGTTGTTAGTTGAGCTCGGGTATTCTTATGGCGGCTAACTAGCTGGCTAAGGTAGTTGTTTGGGTTTCCTTGTCAGTGATTTGACGCTGTCCGTCCGAGTGTCCTTTTGGCCAtttgtccgtttgtccgtctgtccgttcaTCCTTGCTAGCTTTCCCTTAACTTTTTTTGTTCCTCGCTTTTATATAGAAAGACCCAGTGCAACTGCTGGCTGTGCAACTTATTCGCATTCTGCTGGAGAAACTGCTTTTTGCTGCAGCTCCACCTCTTGCAGTTCAGTGTGTTATTATGCACTGCTTTTTTCCTCTGacggtttttctttttggcctgTTTCCTTTGGCTGCTTTTCCTTCTGCCGCTTCTGCTACTGCTGCACacaagtttttcatttgtaatTCAAGATGTCAGTCAGCTGGGAGAAccaaaacttaattaaagtTCCGCACTTTTACAAAACCAGCTCCCGATCTCGACTCTCCCCCGGAATATCCTTCTCTTTTATGTTcgtaactatatatatatatatatagtgtatatatgtatttagcCAGTCCCATTTCGTTTAAATTCAAagtgtctgtccgtctgttctgCTGCTCTTTGGGTTTATCTTTCAGGTGCAAGTTTCACCGTCCGCACCTGCAGCAAATGTCCGAACTTGCGACTTTGTTGGCCACGCCTGCGGCAATAGCTTACCCTACCAACGTCCACCCGTCCTCAGGACCATGTTTGTACGAAATTTTATGAGATTATTTCATACTCTTCACTTCTAATTTGGCACCACACTCACACCCATTGCCATGTGCAGATTTCGACTTGTTGAATGAGCCAACTCCGGCTCCGGTTTACTTTCGTTTTCAACTTACCGGCTATCTCCGGTATCGGTTTCACTTACGGCCAGTCGTACCCGGCATCTAATTTAATTAGCCGACACCGGCATTACATATATCCTGCCATGTCCAGCTTCCAAATTCAACATCAGATGCTGGACAAAATAAGATAAAAAGGACAGCGGGGAGAAGGACAGGCCTCATTATGTATGCATTGAGTTTCCAGTGCCCAGTGTCAGTGGCATAAAAACTTTTTGATAACCGTAATTAGCATATGGAGAAATCCGACTCCTACACTTTTCTTTGCGAGGCAGGCAGGTGGAAAGCCACATTCCCGTTTAATGTATTCGGTTCTGATTAGGACCTTCTCAGCGATTATGGATGGGAAACTTTGGGCCCCAAAGGTAAATTTGACTGGTATTTTGGTGtaacttttaaatattatttgtataaacttctatatttattattttttgattagATAAGCTGTCTGGATAGTGAGTTGAGGATGTTTAGTTTCAAAAACGTACAcgtcttaaatattttctaccCTTCAGTAGAATATTCAAATATCCTAGCACTGAATCTTTAGAATTATAGTTGATTTTATGTTTGATatctttataaataatatagaaatatataatttttggaaatggatttttatttcactttcTTATTGTGTATTTGTAtcaatagtttttaaattttcgtcTTGACTGCTTCACTTTTAACTGCTTTTATCGAACTCTCGTTATAAACTGATCTTTATGCCTGGTTTACAGATCATGAAGCTTTTCAGGAAGTGGCGACACAGCCTCATGAGTAAGCCGATTAAGGTCCTCCTTTCCATTTCATAAATGTAGCTTCGAAGAtgatataaaaatacaaaaatttaataaaaattcacaaggctattattttgtaattatccCTTTTTAAAACCAGTTAACTTTTACTCATCCAAGCTAACTTTTCCAGTCTTTCAATTTATTCGTTTTTTCTCTTTTCCTTCATCGGACCTTAAGAGCATATAAGCTTCTTTTGCCGATCCGATCATATTATTTCGCATCCAAATCCTCTAACATCTCCCTTAGCCATAAAAGATCCGCCTCGATTCTCATTGCATCTATAAATACTGTCGCGGTGCATAGCTCGTATCTGTTGGGTACGTCATTGAGCTGTGGGATTATCAGCGCATTGCCTTCCATTGGCTGCCACGGATACAGAGCCAGTTGCTGGGCCAGACCAGAAACGCGAGAGGTGGCCAATGTCAATGCCGCGGCCTTGGCAAGCAGGTGGGGATTGCGGTTGGGGGTTGGGGTGCAGACAGGGCCAAATGCAAATGTAGAAACCAAATCCGAAACAGAGGCATAAACAAAATGGGAATGAAAGTGCCAAAAAGAGGAAGGAAAGCACTACAAAATAATCCAACTGACGCCGCGAGAGAGCCACTTCCCTTTGGCATTCCTTCTGGCCAACAGAGAGGTGGCGGGGCGATGATTAAATCAGTTAAGAGCCATTGGCCATAGCAGCCAGTTCTCGCTGGCCCCTTCCGCCATCCCAGTATCACcccagaaataaaaaacatttcgCCTTCAGCTTTCCGCCTTGGGTGTTGCGAATTTTGTGTTTTGCTCTCAATGTTTATTTTGGCCTTCTTTCCTGGCCAAATGATTTAATTTCATGCATTTCGCTTTGCGGCAATGGCGATGCTTATTAGTTGCAATTTGCCAGCTGCGGCCAAAGTTTGCTCTCGCCCAAATTCAgccaaattaattaaataattgctagtCTGAAAAGTTAATAGGATGGGTAAAAATAaaggcggtggcggtggtggcggcggaggaggaggcggtggtggaggaggtggtggcggtggcggcgccAATGTAAGCAATATTTGTGTTATGCAACTAACATACTACTAATTAAGTGAGTTTAACTATTGTTAATCATAGTACTAGATCCATATTAAGTTGGCTTTAACCCTAAACTTTGTCAATAATATTAACATATTCCTATATTCCTATGCTTATATTAGCATGATGAACACAAgcaattgaattttaatttcctttttttttaaattaaataactgAAAAATAAGTACTTCATACCTTTATTAATCTTTGAGATTTACTCAAATTAATTATTGTGTTCACCTTTTGACGAAGGAACTCGGTTCCTGCGCTCCTAGAACACCAGTACCACTCGCACCTTTTTCTCATTACCTGACTTTGCACTGCAACTTTAAACAACCGAAGCTCATTATTTGCTCGGTCACAGCTCAAAGTAAAATCTTTCCGTGCTTCTTTGTCCACAGAAAAAGggaggcggtggtggcggAGGAGGCGCTGGAGGTGGCGGTGGAGGTGGCGctggaaataaaaacaaaggcggcggaggaggaggcggcggTGACAAAGGCGGAGCCAAGAAAGGACAAGAGCAAAAGTCAGCCGCAGGCGGTGGCAAGAAAGGCGGAAAGAAATAGCAACGGTGGCAACATCAAAGCgcattaaaaattacaaatttagAATTAAGTTGAAATTAAATGTGGTATCAGGGAATAAATATGTATCTATAATATATGTGACTCCTCCTCCAACGGttacaatttacaatttttcgtttttagaCACACACGTTCAACATTTTAAATGTTTGGTTAAACAAGGAAAGAGCAGTTGGTTCGCCCAGATTCCACTCGGATGCACTTTACAGGCCACTTGGCTGGAGTCCGTTagcgaaaccactcctgggaCATCCCGAAAAAGGAAGCAGCACCCGATTTCGACTTTCCAGAGTCCCCTTTGCGGGCCCCACTACCTCCGGGCTTTCTCGTCGGCGTCGTGGTCGTCGTCGTCGCTATCTGGGGGGTGGAATAGAAGAGATGGAGGGACAAAGAGATaggttattaattaattagtacTATTAATTGGTAGTTTGTGTGATTAATCAGTTAATTTGCGGTTGAACTAGAGGATTTATGGCGGGCAACAAACGGAAAGCCGAGTGCGGACATTTAGGGCATAATTAGGGGACGATTTATACCGGCGGAGATCGCAGCTAATTACAAAACATGCGAGTAACGGCCATGTGCTCGTGGCCATAAATTAACGTTTGCCCAGCGATTTGATTTCAATAATTGCAGCGATTCATTAATTAGCATCCACGGCCCACTCGACCACACCAAAAACAAACTCACAGGCTCATACACGCAAACATATAATCATCCTGCCGATGTCCTGGCCATCCACTTGGAAATTTTGGTTTCGGTTGCAAGCGAAACTTTTCCCAAGCACTTGCGGCCAAAGTGGAGGAGCTCCAGCATCCGAAGCATCCGAAGGACCGATGGAAAGAGCGGCAACGGAAAGTTGCacctaattaaaatttgtctTGCGGCATTCTGGTTTATTTATTGCTGGCCCACCCAAATTAGTTAAATTAAATGGCTGCTTCAGATTCAAGAGGTTTCcgaaaaaaattccaaaatgaAGCAAAAGTGGCAGTGCGGACttttcgaaataaaattactTAATTCATGCAACATGCAAACATAgaacgaaaaccaaaaaacataaactattaaattcaattccTACCCAACAGATCAAATGATGAAACTATAGACTTAGGATTGCAATGTAAAGAAATCCTAGGAAAGAAACAGTGTAACAGACTTCagattttataattaaaccaATAAAGGCCGATGCTGAAATCAGAGAGTTTATAAATCCTACTTACTTTCTCGGCAGGTTCCGGCGCTAAAGACTTGTTTTCTCCACTGGCTTGGGGCATCACAATTGGCAGCAATGGGAACCACAGCGAGGTGGCCCCTGAAGAACTAAGACACAAAACATTCGGGTCTGATTCGTGGGCCAAGGAACTGTTTCCTGTTCCCTGGCTGGAGGTAGCTACTACGGGAGTCAGCACACCCAGTTCGCCCTGCAAACGCGAGGTGGCTCTAGCCACGTGCGAAGTGATGTGCTCGGCAAACAGTTCAAAGTCGAAAGGATCTATGCAATCACGCAACTGATTCTGCTGTTCGTGGATGCGATCGTAAAGAGCCCGCTCTTCACGGGTGATGGCAAACACACGCTCCAGGAACTTCAGATCGAAGAACAGCTGCAGGGCAATATTCTGGCTAGATTTTGTGCCATCTGCCTTTGCCAAGCCCTCATAGTGCGTGAGCAGTTGGCCCAGAAGGCGGTGGTTGAAAGCCTGAAGCACTTTTGGCGGCAGGGTTTGGGGAACAGCTTCATTGAGAGCTTGGATCAACTGGTGGAGATACATTTGCAGCGAGAAACGCGGCTGGCTGGGAATGCGAATGGTTGACTGAACACTCTGTTCCTGCTCCTCGTCGCGCTGCTCCAAAGTCAGAGATTGCCAAAGCTTCAAGAAAGATTTCTTGTTAGTAATATAGTAAACTTACTAGATTAGAGTAAACTTACTGCGAAATCACTTAAAACCACCTCGTTGTTTATCATTCTTGGCAGCTTGTCCTCGCAACTGTGACCGGCTAACACATCGTCCACAATAAGTAGCCAAAAGCTAAGCATTTCATCCTCAATGAGGCCACAAACACGTTGCCAGTGCTCGATGCCCACGCCAGTTAGGTTTCCCGTCCACTGACGCCAATTGGGTGGCTGGCAAAAGCACAACTTCAAGTTTGGACACAACTCCACCAGGGCCAGGGTGTTGCGCAGAGCGAGTAAAAGGGCAGGACGCTCCCGCAGCTGCAGGCTCTTCAGGTTGCTCAAGTACTCCGTGATCTGCTCCTTTGCCGTCTCTCGCAAGAACTTGATCAGAGCCAGCTTGTCTTCGGCCCGCGTTGTTTGCTCCTGCAGCATTACGTTGAGCTCCTGCACGATGTCCGCCAGATGAGCATCAAACTTTCGGCACAGGTCTATGGTGGCACTGTCGTAGCCCTTTGTGCGGTTGGCCAAGCGTTTGGGCTGATCACTGAGAGCGGCTGCCAGGCTGAGGGGCAGATCATCGCTTTGCTCTTGCCAGATCTGATGCGGTGGCAGAAGCTGTCCGTTCTCGATGAGGGCAAGCACCTGCTCATATGTCTGTTTCATGGCAGCCGCCCAACTGCCTCGGATTATCTCGCGAACCCTGCCGTTGATCAGGGGCACGTATTTCCTTGCGTAAAAGTCCAACTGGCTGTGCTTCAACTGCAATTGTTGCTCCAGACGCCCAAAGTCTGGTCGCCCACTTGCCCTGGCCTCCGACTTGATGTCCTGGATAATTTGCATGCTGCTGACCAGGGCAAAGACCTGCTGCAGATTCGCTGCTGCCAGAGCGTTCATTTTGTCCAGCCACTGTTGCAGGGAAACGCCAAGTTGCTCAGGGGCTAGTCGAACCACTTGGAACTGGGGCCTAAACCCAGATATGATGTCGGGCAGCAGATGTGCAAGTTGACGCTCACTGCTCTCCATACGGCTAATGGTTGCAGGATAGGTGGAGGCGCCGCACTCATCCAAACGGGAGTAGAGAAGACCATCGCCTGAGAACCACAAGGAAATAATATAAGTCGAGAGTAGTAGTAGCCTTTTGAATTCAGATCTAAGTATAACGTTTATTAAAGAACAGATGTAGCTGCTTCACAAACATGGCAGACTCGATCCTTAAGTTTGCCAAAGAGTGCGGCATAGATCTGAACCATTCCAATGTTCTGCGGCAGCTGTGCACGGCGGAATTCACCAAGAGGCTCATGGAGAAATTCCAGGACAGCCGCATGAAGCCAGGGGATAGCTACGGAATATATAACATGGACAGGCGCCCGAGCGTGTACTTTGTGCTGTTTAATAATTACAACACAATGCATTGCCGGCAACTGCAGCCCACTAGAGG
The Drosophila bipectinata strain 14024-0381.07 chromosome 3R, DbipHiC1v2, whole genome shotgun sequence DNA segment above includes these coding regions:
- the Cog1 gene encoding conserved oligomeric Golgi complex subunit 1 is translated as MTSNLLNLNVDTLFEQHGVSEIDGIYKRIQSLVENKREELRTHVGERYRDLLQAADTIAAMQTSAGTLIEQVQRVQSNCRSLNEQQLLGFHSSAAQDAGSAASEAALQQRSANRKLQTYYGTLVQIKLLTALPELIWTHLDNKRFYAAAELFVLSRHISTGLQLDGQSALMQKLPVARKQWEILRPFHVTIKQAVLDALEQEQLSSELAVDCLQSLLLLEKSDLAAVLQTFLGLRSAAFLSCLESRSSEPRRVKERILASLGVLNGTVDLLDKCLLGDGLLYSRLDECGASTYPATISRMESSERQLAHLLPDIISGFRPQFQVVRLAPEQLGVSLQQWLDKMNALAAANLQQVFALVSSMQIIQDIKSEARASGRPDFGRLEQQLQLKHSQLDFYARKYVPLINGRVREIIRGSWAAAMKQTYEQVLALIENGQLLPPHQIWQEQSDDLPLSLAAALSDQPKRLANRTKGYDSATIDLCRKFDAHLADIVQELNVMLQEQTTRAEDKLALIKFLRETAKEQITEYLSNLKSLQLRERPALLLALRNTLALVELCPNLKLCFCQPPNWRQWTGNLTGVGIEHWQRVCGLIEDEMLSFWLLIVDDVLAGHSCEDKLPRMINNEVVLSDFALWQSLTLEQRDEEQEQSVQSTIRIPSQPRFSLQMYLHQLIQALNEAVPQTLPPKVLQAFNHRLLGQLLTHYEGLAKADGTKSSQNIALQLFFDLKFLERVFAITREERALYDRIHEQQNQLRDCIDPFDFELFAEHITSHVARATSRLQGELGVLTPVVATSSQGTGNSSLAHESDPNVLCLSSSGATSLWFPLLPIVMPQASGENKSLAPEPAEKIATTTTTTPTRKPGGSGARKGDSGKSKSGAASFFGMSQEWFR
- the LOC108126499 gene encoding luciferin 4-monooxygenase — encoded protein: MAKLPCSYDAANKIWKGIPQNPAFRDDVSIGRIIFRTMRNWSNNLCQISDTDGTEVTFKQAFTWAVRIAQHLKSRGLDNNDVIGISAKNTTYIMPVAVACFFNGTPFQSANPILEESTLKHLYSISKPKVIFTDAVHYDKLYSATSDFKPEIILTTGTKEGVLSVLDLLEPTKTEIFYQPTPLKEGPKQTVAILTSSGTTGLPKAVCISNDILCQETSFVTSTDVSFVSASLDWITGLWATLFSTVNGCCRIITNKPFTPDYFTELVTKYKITYVLIPPEHCCALLEYPGATQETMSSIIKFTFGGGRMTAPTVERLKKLLVNAVLNSSYGMTEVGFMAFNYGHLKLTAAGNPLPGAQIKIVDDDGHKLGPNETGEIVVSNGFNWNGYYADPKSTKEALDEDGWFRTGDVGYFDDDQYLYMTDRKKEVLKWKGLQMWPAEVEAVIDEMPEVKRVCVIGIYEETQGDMPGALVVPEEKSNLTAQQVIDYVASRLPDVQKQLRAGVQFADEIPLNANGKPVRRYARDLFVALSKK